The following coding sequences are from one Pristiophorus japonicus isolate sPriJap1 unplaced genomic scaffold, sPriJap1.hap1 HAP1_SCAFFOLD_136, whole genome shotgun sequence window:
- the LOC139242506 gene encoding zinc finger protein 16-like has translation MEAEGTVHSGEKRYTCSVCGQGFSRSSNLERHKCSHTGEKPCKCGDCGKRFNCPSQLETHRRVHTGERPFTCSDCGKGFIQSSDLLIHHRVHTGERPFTCSDCGKRFATSSHLLKHQRVHTGERPFTCSDCGKGFIQLSHLLIHQRVHTGERPFTCSDCGKEFTSSSSLLIHQRIHTGERPFTCSDCGKEFTSSSSLLIHQRVHTGERPFTCSECGKGFAVSSSLLIHQGVHTGERPFTCSECGKRFTASSSLLIHQRLHTGERPFTCSDCGKGFTASSHLLKHQRVHTGERPFKCSECGKGFTRSSHLLTHQRVHTGERPFTCSECGKGFSLSGNLLRHQRVHK, from the coding sequence atggaagcagaaggcaccgttcacagtggggagaaacggtacacgtgctctgtgtgtggacaaggcttcagtcgatcgtccaacctggagagacacaagtgcagtcacactggggagaaaccgtgtaaatgtggggattgtgggaaacgtttcaactgcccgtcccagctggaaacacatcgacgagttcacactggggagagaccgttcacctgctccgactgtgggaagggattcattcagtcatccgacctgctgatacaccatcgagttcacactggggagagaccgttcacctgctccgactgtgggaagagattcgctacatcatcccacctgctgaaacaccagcgagttcacactggggagaggccattcacctgctccgactgtgggaagggattcattcagttatcccacctactgatacaccagcgagttcacactggggagaggccgttcacctgctccgactgtgggaaggaattcacttcatcatccagcctgctgatacaccagcgaattcacactggggagaggccgttcacctgctccgactgtgggaaggaattcacttcatcatccagcctgctgatacaccagcgagttcacactggggagaggccgttcacctgctccgagtgtgggaagggattcgctgtatcatccagcctgctgatacaccagggagttcacactggggagaggccattcacctgctccgagtgtgggaagagattcactgcatcatccagcctgctgatacaccagcgacttcacactggggagaggccgttcacctgctctgactgtgggaagggattcactgcatcatcccacctgctgaaacaccagcgagttcacactggggagagaccttttaaatgttctgagtgtgggaagggatttactcggtcatcccacctgctgacacaccagcgagttcacactggggagaggccgttcacctgttctgagtgtgggaagggattctctctgtcaggcaacctgctgagacaccagcgagttcacaagtga